Proteins encoded together in one Planctomycetaceae bacterium window:
- a CDS encoding STAS domain-containing protein gives MSEVLESFELEWHGNTVVVIPASNVESLQWDLVEQAADVIMEPLVAQDVPMVVVDLTRVGYFGSVFLALLLRCHKFVKKRGGELVLCGANEMARELLKITALDTIWAIYETRPEALQAIDS, from the coding sequence GTGTCAGAAGTGCTGGAAAGTTTCGAACTGGAATGGCACGGGAACACAGTTGTTGTGATCCCGGCGTCGAACGTCGAATCGCTGCAGTGGGATCTCGTCGAACAGGCGGCCGACGTCATTATGGAGCCGCTGGTTGCCCAGGACGTCCCGATGGTCGTTGTGGACCTGACGCGAGTCGGGTATTTCGGTTCGGTCTTCCTGGCTTTGCTGCTGCGGTGCCATAAGTTCGTCAAGAAACGCGGCGGCGAGCTGGTTCTGTGCGGAGCGAACGAAATGGCCCGCGAACTGCTCAAGATCACCGCGCTCGACACCATCTGGGCCATCTACGAAACTCGCCCCGAAGCCCTGCAGGCGATCGACAGTTAG
- a CDS encoding type VI secretion system tip protein VgrG, protein MATYTQDDRPISVETPLGKDALLLNAFSGEERMSGLFSFSLDMLSPIGGHKAADIVGHAIDFQVRDAEGTERWFNGVVNSFSYNGQGDRLHIYKAHVVPWLWFLTRSSDCKVFSEMDVQTIVTNVLQELGFSDFMFDLKRPPEVRTYCVQYRETHFDFVTRLLAEEGIFYYFKHEKGKHKLVMTDHVNGVYDCPESEVQLLSNLSAPEITDQLSSWSHDYEYVSGKWAHTHYDFENPSSSQLKQTNGLVSVKDNSKREFFDYPYAGHYGSFGGGEALVKLRMEQEESAYETITCSSDRRSFSPGGRFTVTKHHNSAEAGSKWYLTVVQHHASLGGSYVSGVAHDENVYHNNFKAMPDNVVFRPAGGTQKPRVFGLHSAVVVGPSGEEIYTDEYGRIKVQFHWDRYGAKDDKSSCWVRVATPWAGEQWGMVHIPRIGQEVLVDFLEGDPDRPVVMASVYNAEQMPPYGLPDNKTQSGIKSRSSKGGAAANFNEIRFEDKKGAEQIYMHAERNLDTVVENNETRKVGFDDKEDGNQDIEIYNDQNLKVGKAGCKAGSQTVDIYKDRTVTIETGNDTLNIKSGNSTTTLDKGDMTITLKMGNLTQKINMGKSTQTAMKSIELKCGASSIKLEPAKITMRSIEIDINASVQLKAKGSAMATFEAGGMNAVKGGLVKIN, encoded by the coding sequence ATGGCCACCTACACACAGGACGATCGTCCGATCAGCGTTGAAACTCCGTTGGGAAAAGACGCGCTGTTGCTGAACGCGTTCTCCGGCGAAGAACGCATGTCCGGCCTGTTCAGTTTCTCGCTCGACATGCTGTCTCCCATCGGCGGACACAAGGCCGCTGATATCGTCGGGCACGCGATCGACTTCCAGGTTCGCGACGCGGAGGGCACGGAACGCTGGTTCAACGGCGTCGTGAATTCCTTCAGCTACAACGGCCAGGGAGACCGCCTGCATATCTACAAGGCTCACGTGGTGCCGTGGCTGTGGTTTCTGACTCGCAGTTCCGACTGCAAGGTGTTCTCCGAAATGGACGTTCAGACGATCGTGACGAACGTGCTGCAGGAGCTGGGTTTTTCTGACTTCATGTTCGACCTGAAACGCCCTCCGGAAGTACGCACCTACTGCGTACAGTATCGTGAAACTCATTTTGACTTCGTGACTCGCCTGCTGGCCGAAGAAGGGATCTTCTACTACTTCAAGCACGAAAAAGGGAAGCACAAACTGGTCATGACGGACCACGTCAACGGCGTCTATGACTGCCCGGAAAGCGAAGTGCAGTTGCTTTCGAACCTGTCCGCGCCCGAGATCACCGATCAGTTGAGTTCGTGGAGCCACGACTACGAGTACGTGTCCGGCAAGTGGGCACACACGCACTATGACTTCGAAAACCCGTCGTCTTCGCAGTTGAAGCAGACAAACGGGCTGGTGTCGGTGAAGGACAACTCGAAACGGGAATTCTTCGACTATCCCTACGCCGGGCACTATGGCAGCTTCGGCGGTGGTGAAGCTCTGGTCAAGCTGCGGATGGAGCAGGAAGAATCCGCCTACGAAACGATCACCTGCTCGAGCGATCGCCGATCATTTTCTCCCGGCGGACGATTCACCGTCACAAAGCATCACAATTCCGCGGAAGCGGGAAGCAAGTGGTATCTGACCGTTGTGCAGCACCACGCCAGCCTAGGCGGCAGCTACGTGTCCGGCGTCGCGCACGACGAAAACGTCTATCACAACAACTTCAAGGCAATGCCGGACAATGTCGTGTTTCGACCTGCGGGAGGAACTCAGAAACCACGCGTGTTCGGTCTGCATTCGGCAGTGGTTGTCGGACCCAGTGGTGAGGAAATCTACACGGATGAATACGGACGCATCAAAGTTCAATTCCACTGGGATCGCTACGGCGCGAAGGACGACAAGAGCAGTTGCTGGGTTCGCGTGGCCACACCGTGGGCCGGTGAACAGTGGGGGATGGTGCACATTCCACGAATCGGTCAGGAAGTCCTGGTGGACTTTCTGGAAGGCGACCCCGACCGGCCGGTCGTGATGGCATCCGTTTACAACGCCGAACAGATGCCGCCGTACGGTTTGCCGGACAACAAGACTCAGTCCGGTATCAAGTCCCGCAGCTCAAAGGGCGGCGCTGCGGCCAACTTCAACGAGATCCGCTTTGAGGACAAGAAGGGCGCGGAGCAGATCTACATGCACGCGGAACGGAACCTGGACACCGTCGTTGAAAACAACGAAACCCGAAAAGTCGGCTTCGATGACAAGGAAGACGGCAATCAGGACATTGAAATCTACAACGACCAGAATCTGAAGGTCGGTAAGGCCGGATGCAAGGCCGGCAGCCAGACCGTAGACATTTACAAGGACCGCACGGTCACGATCGAAACGGGCAACGACACGCTGAACATCAAATCCGGCAACAGCACGACAACGCTCGACAAGGGCGATATGACCATCACACTGAAGATGGGCAATCTGACTCAGAAGATTAACATGGGCAAGTCTACACAGACGGCCATGAAGTCCATCGAACTCAAGTGCGGAGCCAGCAGCATCAAGCTGGAACCTGCGAAAATCACAATGAGGTCGATCGAGATCGATATCAACGCATCCGTCCAGTTGAAGGCCAAAGGTAGTGCCATGGCGACGTTTGAGGCTGGCGGAATGAATGCTGTCAAAGGCGGCCTGGTCAAGATCAACTGA
- a CDS encoding TIGR00730 family Rossman fold protein, protein MEATRPLDEKRQHLRHPHASETEVIEHVTELRQHSELIDEIKATADKLAADGAARGDLKILSRALRELRYAFKVFSPYRRDRKVTVFGSARTERDAASWQQAEQYGRRMASEGWMVVTGAGSGIMEAAHVGSGRRMAMGLNILLPFEQEANPVIAGDSKLVNLKYFFTRKLLFVKEVHAIVCCPGGFGTQDEAFESLTLVQTGKRDLMPIVMLDEPGGTYWSRWRDYIKTELLDKGMLSPSDMSLFKVTDDVEEAVDEVIGFYSVYNSMRFVRDRLVLRLHVEPPDEMIERLNDEFADVVASGRIEKADVHRLEADDEHLCELPRISFVFNRKAVSRLREMVDLLNSELEH, encoded by the coding sequence ATGGAGGCCACAAGACCATTGGACGAGAAACGACAACATCTCCGCCATCCTCACGCGTCCGAAACGGAAGTCATCGAACACGTCACGGAGCTTCGGCAGCACTCGGAGCTGATCGACGAAATCAAAGCGACCGCGGACAAGCTGGCCGCGGACGGAGCGGCTCGAGGCGATCTGAAGATTCTCAGCCGCGCCCTGCGCGAGCTGCGATATGCGTTCAAGGTGTTTTCACCCTATCGCAGAGACCGCAAGGTCACCGTGTTCGGGTCCGCACGAACAGAGCGTGATGCGGCGTCATGGCAGCAGGCCGAACAATATGGCCGGCGAATGGCCAGTGAAGGCTGGATGGTTGTCACGGGAGCCGGCAGCGGAATCATGGAAGCCGCTCACGTCGGCAGCGGCCGCAGGATGGCGATGGGGCTGAATATTCTGCTGCCCTTCGAACAGGAAGCCAATCCCGTCATCGCCGGTGATTCGAAGCTGGTGAACCTGAAATACTTTTTCACTCGCAAGCTGCTGTTCGTCAAGGAAGTCCACGCCATCGTCTGCTGCCCCGGCGGTTTCGGCACGCAGGACGAAGCCTTTGAATCGCTGACTCTGGTGCAGACCGGAAAACGAGACCTCATGCCGATCGTCATGCTGGACGAACCCGGCGGCACTTACTGGTCTCGCTGGCGTGACTACATCAAGACGGAATTGCTGGACAAGGGCATGCTGTCGCCCAGCGATATGTCGCTGTTCAAAGTCACCGACGACGTGGAAGAAGCCGTTGACGAAGTTATCGGGTTTTACAGCGTCTACAACAGCATGCGATTTGTGCGTGACCGGCTGGTTCTTCGCCTGCACGTTGAACCGCCGGACGAAATGATCGAACGCCTGAACGACGAATTCGCCGACGTCGTGGCATCCGGCAGGATTGAGAAAGCGGACGTTCACCGTCTGGAAGCCGACGATGAACACCTGTGCGAACTCCCGCGCATCTCCTTCGTCTTCAACCGCAAAGCTGTCAGCCGCCTGAGAGAAATGGTCGACCTGCTGAACAGCGAATTGGAACACTGA
- a CDS encoding FHA domain-containing protein, with translation MPVFLKVKDGDRFRDVAVLVPGEPVTIGRTDVCDLNFPEDLQMSSRHASVELRDDTCVIKDLGSTNGTRLNEKPIETAEVSASDVIRCGGTEFAVEWSTEGPSIVGAEVPSAAGGELPESGPVHDHPAEPILRPKKTQPGGSEKHATFVEGAHAPAPAAVAVAEAEPEPGEHLNQIRGFTGETAAEIIERFKVPPDALPFMPDEGEPPEEFTQRLLNTQEPTASLTFLASALPKRCAVWWLIECVRQSECIKSDADGPMLAAAEKWVKEPSVETRRFAYQLAEELEMSTPASWAGVAAFWSDGSMAPPEAPPVPAPEHLTGVAVNGGVSIAALDDPENAWKRQQAFTELGLKIAAGESTWEDESA, from the coding sequence ATGCCCGTGTTTCTGAAAGTCAAAGACGGTGATCGCTTCCGGGATGTCGCGGTGCTCGTCCCCGGAGAACCTGTGACGATCGGCCGAACGGATGTCTGCGATCTGAACTTCCCCGAAGATCTGCAGATGTCCAGCCGGCATGCTTCCGTGGAACTGCGGGACGACACCTGCGTCATCAAAGACCTGGGAAGCACGAACGGCACGCGTCTGAATGAGAAGCCGATTGAAACCGCGGAGGTCTCAGCGTCGGATGTTATCCGATGCGGCGGCACCGAATTCGCCGTGGAATGGTCAACGGAAGGGCCCTCGATCGTCGGCGCGGAAGTTCCGTCTGCAGCGGGCGGTGAGTTGCCGGAATCCGGACCCGTACACGATCACCCTGCGGAGCCCATTCTGCGGCCAAAGAAGACGCAGCCCGGTGGTTCAGAAAAACACGCGACCTTCGTCGAAGGGGCTCACGCTCCCGCTCCTGCCGCTGTAGCCGTGGCGGAGGCGGAACCGGAACCTGGTGAGCACCTGAATCAGATCCGCGGCTTTACCGGCGAAACGGCCGCCGAGATCATCGAACGCTTTAAGGTGCCGCCGGATGCGCTGCCCTTCATGCCGGACGAAGGCGAACCGCCGGAAGAATTCACGCAGAGACTTCTGAACACTCAGGAACCGACCGCGTCACTGACATTTCTTGCCAGCGCGCTGCCGAAACGATGCGCGGTCTGGTGGCTGATCGAATGCGTACGGCAGTCCGAATGCATCAAGTCGGACGCCGATGGCCCCATGCTGGCAGCCGCTGAAAAATGGGTCAAAGAACCATCAGTGGAAACACGCCGCTTTGCCTATCAGCTTGCCGAAGAACTTGAGATGAGTACGCCGGCGTCCTGGGCGGGTGTGGCAGCGTTCTGGTCCGATGGAAGCATGGCTCCGCCTGAGGCGCCGCCCGTTCCGGCTCCCGAACATCTGACAGGAGTGGCGGTGAATGGAGGCGTTTCCATCGCTGCCCTGGATGATCCCGAAAATGCATGGAAACGCCAGCAGGCGTTCACGGAGTTGGGCCTGAAGATCGCTGCTGGCGAATCGACCTGGGAAGACGAGTCGGCATAG
- a CDS encoding DUF1501 domain-containing protein — MLTIPGRPDRCRSFCDGVTRRNFLKVGGLGAGLSLANLMELEAKAGIRGSDKAIIMIYLVGGPPHQDMFDLKPNAPAEYAGEFRPIPTNVPGIEICEHMPRLAKMMDRMTVIRSICDAQPEHDAYQSFTGRDQRVQVPGGGWPTFGASAAKLVGPIKSSVPPYVSLCYTTTHGPYNEPGPGFLGPSYSAFRPMGPTRHDMVLNGITHDRLDDRRSLLSALDRCRRDIDASGMMTGMDTFTEQAMGVLTSSRLAEALDLSREDPQVRERYGTGDPTIHIDENGAPRVPQSFLTARRLIEAGARIVTVNYSKWDWHGGSYGTIFNRQREDLPAFDKALSALLDDLHDRGLDKHVTVGIWGEFGRTPKVNSQVGRDHWPTVSFALLAGGGMRNGQVIGATDRLAAEPIERPVTFGELFATMYHNLGIDVETATVTDLQGRPQYLVPDGARPLPELV, encoded by the coding sequence ATGCTGACGATTCCCGGAAGACCTGATCGCTGCCGTTCCTTTTGCGACGGCGTCACACGTCGAAATTTTCTGAAGGTCGGCGGACTCGGCGCCGGACTGTCGCTCGCCAATCTGATGGAACTCGAAGCGAAGGCGGGGATTCGCGGGTCGGACAAAGCCATCATCATGATCTATCTGGTCGGCGGTCCTCCCCATCAGGATATGTTCGACCTGAAGCCGAATGCTCCGGCGGAATACGCTGGCGAGTTCCGTCCGATTCCGACAAATGTGCCGGGAATTGAAATCTGCGAACACATGCCGCGGCTGGCGAAAATGATGGATCGGATGACGGTTATCCGGTCCATCTGCGACGCTCAGCCCGAACACGACGCCTATCAGAGCTTCACGGGTCGCGACCAGCGAGTACAGGTTCCCGGCGGCGGCTGGCCGACGTTCGGAGCATCCGCGGCAAAGCTCGTCGGACCGATCAAATCCAGCGTGCCGCCCTACGTCAGTCTTTGCTACACAACGACTCACGGCCCGTACAACGAACCCGGACCGGGGTTTCTGGGACCGTCGTACTCCGCGTTTCGACCGATGGGACCGACGCGGCACGACATGGTTCTGAACGGCATTACTCACGATCGTCTGGACGACCGCCGCTCGCTGCTGTCCGCGCTGGACAGGTGCCGTCGCGACATTGACGCCAGCGGCATGATGACGGGCATGGACACGTTTACCGAACAGGCGATGGGAGTGCTGACATCGTCCCGACTGGCCGAAGCACTCGACCTGTCCCGCGAAGACCCGCAGGTTCGCGAACGCTACGGAACCGGCGATCCGACGATCCACATCGACGAAAACGGAGCGCCGCGAGTACCGCAAAGTTTCCTGACGGCACGACGGCTGATCGAAGCGGGAGCACGGATCGTGACCGTCAATTACAGCAAGTGGGACTGGCACGGCGGCTCCTACGGAACCATCTTCAACCGTCAGCGCGAAGATCTGCCGGCTTTCGACAAGGCTCTGTCCGCGCTGCTGGATGATCTGCACGACCGCGGCCTGGATAAGCACGTCACCGTCGGCATCTGGGGCGAATTCGGCCGCACACCGAAAGTCAACAGCCAGGTCGGCCGCGACCACTGGCCGACGGTGTCGTTTGCCCTGCTGGCCGGTGGCGGCATGAGAAACGGTCAGGTAATCGGAGCCACGGATCGACTGGCCGCGGAACCGATCGAACGGCCGGTGACGTTCGGCGAACTGTTTGCCACGATGTACCACAACCTGGGCATCGATGTCGAAACCGCAACGGTGACCGATCTGCAGGGCCGTCCGCAATACCTGGTTCCCGACGGAGCCCGGCCGCTGCCGGAACTGGTCTGA